A region of the Antedon mediterranea chromosome 4, ecAntMedi1.1, whole genome shotgun sequence genome:
attataaacatatttacaCCAACAGTTTTTAATTAAACCCGACTACCATGTGTAAATAAAACACTACCATTGATAGTCGAATGTATATGATTatacttattaataattatatgtattaataataataatattttagtaaTTTCCAGAATCAATCTACTATGCAAGGTTATATTGTATATCATTTTTAGATCACCTTgtggaattattattattgtttcttgTACATTGTTGTAATCTATATCTACCGGTTGTTAATGACGGCGCTGGTTCAGTAGTCCCGCTAGTATTTATAAGACATCCTTTGGGACTAAAGATTAATGTCTGGAACACAACAGATAATCTACTTGCCACAAACGTGTTTATCTCCTCGTATTTATTATCgaatatttattaaaactatgaTAAATCATGTATTATATGATTCCTCCGGAGGAATAAGTAGATTTtaagaattaataatttaaatgctAATACACTTACTGACATCATAACGTCAGTGTACCATATGTTAACGGCCGTGGTATCAACTGGAAAAAGatgtttattaatttgtttatatgaaattctatggtaattaaaaaagcgttacaataaaatttaattaaaaatgcatttacGGTGCATAATTTTTAAACCTATTGTAAGTTTATACATGCGTTCCACTATTATATACGTAGAACCATTATTTAGTCGACGACTATCAGGTTGACACCTTCACGTGACACTAAGGAGAggttcttaagctctgtctacactatcaaatttatgtgacaaaaacatgtgaggTGCCCATACATTGACACGAttacgtcatatcactaccatatttgggcatatcacacttgcTTTAAATCCAGAAACAATCATTACGGTATTTTTCTTTGAATATGTTTTGCTCTTTTGTCCTTAATTATGTctagattcaagattcaagattcaagaaattttatttgtccataaaaatggaaattcactttgcttggtagattaaaacaacaatattaaatatctaaatattaGACATCAATATTAGTACATAATCAACAAGAGAACAATGTGTTGTTTTATGTGGGCGAATTATAGGTTACATGGGAGAATGTTAATATTTGTTAACAGGTAGACCTATTaaagttattatttaaaaaacaatgttgTTGAAAGACCTAACATTAGGCTTATTGTAATTTTGAACGAACTGAAGAAAGTAGTATCACAgtcaacattcattttttttttgatctAAAATTGTCATCTCAACGTCGTTGTCGACGTCGTCATCTCaacgtcgtcgtcgtcgtcgacGTCGTCATCTCAACGTCGTCATCTCAACGTCGTCATCTCAACGTCGTTGTCGACATCGTCATCTCAACGTCGTCATCTCCCTCGTCATCTCAACGTAATTATCATTTATTTCCTTAAtttgtcgtcatcatcatcttacAATAAATGTGCAGCAATGAGGCAAAAGTCAGCTGTAGATTGAAGGGGGtgcgaatattttttttagttccaGAGTTCCTCTAAAAAGCTAACAAGTTTTGTTGTTTCCAACAGTAAGACTAAGATAACATAAGAGCATATCGAAATCTCGGTTAGCAGTCTATATACACTATTCACGTCTCCTAAAATGCTCACACTGGCGTTTTGTACAGCTTGTACCAACTCCACAGATTTGCAGGCGTGATGTGGAAAAGGGTTTTTAGTCTATATATGTTGCATTGATCTATAAAATAATATCTCGTTTAGCAGTCATTCACCAGTCACATCGCCTATAGACTAGACAATCTCACCCTGGCGTTTTGTACAGCCTGTGCGAACTCTAGAGATTTTCTAGGCGTGACTTGAAAGGGCTATTCCAGTATTTCGTAGGCCTACCTGTTTTTTTAAACGTTAGTTCCACCTCTTTAAGCCAGTCTACGCCTTGTACAACATCCTTGTCActtaatgattttattttgacATATTAAGCTGCTTATGATTGGGTTATGTTTTGGTCCCAATTCCAAAACAACTGATATTTTAATTAGCCTATGATGTTAAATTCACGAGAGTGGAAATTGTCGAACTATTGCAGATCATTCGTTTTCTCTCAAATCTTTAAATATCACGAATTACTaatcattgttttaaattacagaaCTATAATcacacattatatatatatatgtttttcatttattttattaaaaaaagcagtgttaaaatatttgacatagaaattttttttttttagttttttgccttttttattACGAAATGGCTGAGAAAAAACAAGAAGCGATTTGAAATCATCAGCACTGCTAGCCATTGCAGaacttaatatatatatttaacaaggtataaataacttatataatgattataaagaagaataacatattGCACTATATCATCTTGTATGCGATCTTAACCTTACATGTAAACAACACACATTTAAGATATACTTAAATTCCGACTGAAAGTGGCTTTGTGAATTTTAGGTGGGCGTTCATAACAACGCTTACCAtatctaaataataaataagctCAAGCTTCTACTAATAGCACCTTTATAATATAGGCCAAGCTAAAGACAATGAACTACTATATTTCATACCTTTCATTAAAGCtaatattttctatattttgcCAAAATAAAGCGAAAATTTGGTCTTATTGGAATAATTACTAGCATGACGTCATACATTATGCATTTTAAATGAGATCAATTTTTGGAATTAATTATTCAGGATATGGAAAAAATAGTCAAGATTTACATACATGTGGACATTAATGTATGCtgtataatgtattttactAAGACAATCGAtcaatctttttatttataatttgtttttgtaaattatcACCAttgataataacattaacatttataattcaAATCCTAATATATTTCAAGCATTAACCATACACAGGCACAAAACGTCcactaataaaaaataaaattacattataaactgtataataaacattataagaTGCATTAAGATATCAAGCGCTTCCCATACTGCAAAACCAAATTATATAACCTGGATTAGAAGAATGTCgcctgataaaaaaaaacataattataacaataaaaaatcacAAATATGGAAGTCTTGCCTGATAATTTCCGTTTACCACGTAAATATAActatatataatgttataaatCAATGAATGTCTGGAGATTATACTGTCAAACGATATCCGATGACTGGCGTGCGTACAACAATATTACTGTTCATCAAGGtacaaatattgtattatacgcttatagtctAATACGAGGTAGCGACTGTAGTAATGGTAATGCTATATATACTGTCCGTGTAGGAACACTGTCGCGTTATATCATAACTCGTCAGTGTCAGATCCAGGATTTTTGTAAATAAGGGGTGGGGCACAGGACCTAACAATTGTAAAGTGTTAAACCTATTCTTTTAATCGTTTGCATTGCGATATTTGAACTGTTAACATAattcttaattattattttacaatacgAGTTATTAAACTTAGGCCTCCTAATCCGATATAAACGCGTATACGTGCGTAAAGTTGGATATATATTTTGTCTGTATCTcaaaagtaataatttttaacCGTCTACGCAATAGAAATGGGTGAATGTCATTGGTTGTTGTGGCTTTGCGCGCACTAGCCTAAATCAAAGACGATAAATATCAAAGGCATGACCCTGTCTCGAACACTAAAACCCTGTTTGAGCTCGCTTAGCGCTACAACCGACTTAATATTTACCCTGCAACAAAATCGAGTGCGTGCTTTTTTGACTGAATAAAATGTTCACAAGTTGAATATAACAGACAGAACAATAAatatcttaaaataaataatataaatatgataactacattcaaaaacatttggatggatttatatttagaataaaatttgtTCTCATGACGTCATTGCCTCTGACCACTTAAGGCAAGCTTATGAATCcaataataaatagttaataaattaccataaatattaaataacattttaaatagatCTTTGGTATTCAGCTGAAGTgaattaaacaatattgttcGTTTTAACTTTCTTCATTCGTTTCTAAAATTTCAAACTTTACCCCTTTCCTCGTAGATCATTTCTATTGCAATAGCGCTGAACTGTAGAGGGTGGGGCCTACCGTTCACAGGATGTGACGTTAACCACTGCGTGCGCGCGAGAGCCTGTTAATATCGCTTGATAGAACGGGAGAGTAATGCGCAAGCTCACGTAAAACAATAAGGTCTCGTCTGTTGATTTCCTCGTCATCAGCATTCGGGCTAAATATCAGAGTTGACGTCACAGGTGTTTGGTTGATGCCTACCAAATTTTCTATATCCATCTGAAAAATATGATGTGACTGATAAGACAACGTTATGTTATGAAATTAGTTATAAtcgtattgtttttaattaaagaatttaattattataaatcaacAAGTATACATCATACATTTTGATAATTACTTTTATAAATGATATGCAAATTCAATGCGAATGAACTCATGTTACCCGCACCtaactattattaaaattcactatttaaaaaaaaaatctaagtACTGCACCGGAAATAATTATGACCTACCTAATGATGTAATCCAATATTACTAACAGTCATATTGGAAAAAAACTAATAACATACAATCCGGGTCATTGAAATTAAGGTATACTTTAACAATATGAATAATGCATACTCATTAAAATGAGGTGTTAATGAAgcttaataatattattccGATTTAAGAGGACACTGAGTGAAACGACTAAGGAGCAATGTATTAAATTTTAACACTACGCTCAACCCATATTCACGAGAGAAGTTACCATTTGTGCACATGTTTTATGAATCATTAATTgacattcattttaattcgCGCTTCAAAATGTTCACGCTATTATATTTATgcgtaatatattattaatgtatgcTATTGACAATCTTTCGTTCAAAATAAGTGACTAGATCTGcagtaggcctaaacataaaataaaaaagggtTGCGATTTATCTGTAGGACGTCCCCTATAGTATCGAAACTATGTCAGCATTCCAGTTTTTATCCATGTTCGGTACATAACCTGCGGTTTATTTACCGTAATAATCTGTTTGTTTTTAAACGCTTCTTCTTCAACCACATGTATTACcaaacaattaggcctaattatagaTAGCTACGTCTACCACAAAAGGAAATAGTGGCTTATTGCATAAGCGTAGGTTATCATTTGTAATCGCCATCCCTGATGTTTTCGTGGAGTGGGAATTTTATCACATTCTTAGGCCTGCTAATTTGTGTGTTACTATGTGTACAATTTAATGCAATTTCACAATGTTTTAATAGGTGAAAATCAAAGCCATCCCGTTCATTTAGCCTAGAGCAACTCTTGCATCTTTTCATGGAGGAATATAAAGTCAATGTCAGATATTGCTTAATCGGAAATGCCATGACAGGGTGGGAACCCTCGTTGACAAACAAAATTCCGTCAAAATGACGACAGATCCGCATTCCACTAATTTGCCCAAGAAACACGACACTGCTTATAATACTTGGCTAATCCAACTCAAATACCACCATCAGAATAATTAGCTTTGAGTCGGTGTTATGTAATAAGGTATAAAAACAATTTGCAGTCATTGTTTTCTATAATATAGgatttttagacaattttgttgtttttgaacGGTTGGTGGGTTGTTCTATTTGTCAACCAACAGAGAGCACGTGTGAATAGCAAATTGTTATTACGTTGAAGATGGACCTTGTTATCCCACGTATATTGCATAACGAACGTAACCTTTAATAAACGCTatagataacaataatatttacatgtatgaaaatattaaaattattagtttAATAAACTAACGGCTAATTGATCTAGTACAAGCCCGGTGTGACATAGAACTATTACTATCTAGGCCGATGTGGCAGAAACGTTACGTGATTATAACAAGAACTCGGCACCGGGCTCGGCGTTCCACTTCCGTTTACTGAGCGTGTGGGGTTGTATTTAGAGGCCTGGTGTTTCTTGCGATGATGTCATTGTAGCTAATTCGACGACCGATGCTGCAAACTGACAAAAATTGTCGTAATCGGCTTAAATTCTATTTCACAATTGCTGACtcattataataacattttattgttttgattttataTGGATGACCTCTTCCAGTGACAAGTTAATATACTTGTTGTTACTAGTTTTATGGAATTTATTATTACGCTGAGTGcatattttaaatttctaaaattgtagGGGTAGAACGGAAATGTTTGTATTGTGTtgtgtttttgttattaattaagcGTTATAGAAAGTTTTTATATACCCTGCATGGGGTGTCAAAAGTGGAAGTTAAACGTTACACCCTTTTTGATGGAAAGAAAGGAATGAAAAGCGTGGGcaatatgatttatataaatcatgtttatgtttattataacaatttattatatGAATCGTAACGGGAAATAACAACATCTAAACCACCCAGGGATGATAATGTCGAGTATTGTATTTTGGAGCAAAATCTCCATgggtatttaatttaatcaatcatttatttatctttattatttaaaaaaaaatgatttggtTTACATTACAGAAATGTGGCTGCTACAATCGATGTTTATATtggcttttttttattatttatgttcgACAATATTAAACATCACCGatctatgtattttattacGTTTTACTGAGCGACAGTGCATACAATACTCCTATTGTTATTAGAACTAGAATAAACGAACTATTGAGTTCATCCTGAATTGCATGATAGGTGGTCAGTGATATTATGAATTTTGGTTGTTTGACGTTGCGTACTAATCGTGATACGGATCTGGATGAGAAATTCAATCCGAATTGACTGCAGTAGTTTCATTTGGACGATTTAATCAAATACCACTTAAGATATTTCTATAATTAAGCCATGATACATCTAAGACATTAAGATTACGCACGGATCTTTACTCCATTAATTTTATATCCTTTTCgtactataaatacaaaaaCTGGACTAAATCACGGCTTTGTGACGACGTGTTGACTAGTTAGCGCCCGTGTGTATTCATAGAGTGGGATATGCTACCGCTAagataatacaatttattttaaagatgggcactaattaattattaaccATAGAGTGAAATATTTCACTCTTTCCTCTATTTGTATTGGACGTTTAATTGTTCAGTCTATGACTATTAGTCGTAATAGTTCAACCTGTAAAGCAGTGCCGCAGTAGTTTAACCAATCGGTGTTGAGGAAGGTTACAGTATGAATAATCATACGTCAGAGACTATCAACGCGCGCGTTCAAATTGTGATATTGATGccattaataataatggtaaaaatgatGATACAgtaaacccctattaaggagacgcaagtgtccccttgataggagtgtctcctgaataggccGTAGAATGTTAAACATACTATTTGCTCCTCGTTCGTTTCATGGggaagtgttcccttaatagaaTTGTCCCAAAGGAGGGTTTAACTGTATTAtacattaaaatgaaatgattGTGTATACTCACTATATGTTGCAATCCTGCTATCAAGGTGTTTAGTTTTGATCGAATTGCTCGGAAGTTTGTTCTAAAACTATGTGAACCAGAGTACGTTTGTTCATCGGCTTCCATATATCTTAATGCACGTTCAAATATTAATAGATTTGAAACATGAGTTTCAAGGACATCTGCTTCCTGGTAACAAAGcaagaaaaacaaattcattATAAACGGAGCggtgtaaaaaaaaacaattagttTAAGCTTCTTTATTATGTCATCGGATGCGTTCCATAGTCAATTAACTAGTGACGTAAGCTATTTTGCAGCAAATTGTACCAGAAATAGGTAAAAAGTTATTTTAGAAAAGTCTTTTTTAGAATTTGGGATAAGATTTAATACCCTGTTTTCATGCAAGTGTAGTAAACACTGCAGATGAAGATGATAAAATCACTGGCCGTTCTGGAAATTCTAAATAGGCCTTAAGTCTTTTTTTTAAGGAGTAATTTTGACAGATAATTACTTAGTAGTATTTATTCAAGAATTAATTACTTTTTATGACGCAATATAAATGTAGAGAATGTGACAAATTTATCTTTGTTCTCCTTGGTATAAGAcctgtaattaaaataattgctaATGATAATCAACCAAAATCATAAACAGTCTGGTCAGGTAGTATACTGTTGGTTTTTTAACAAAAGTACCGGATTGTCAAACTGTTAGGTCGTGGGAAAAGCATACCAATATGTGACCAATAATATGCCTCTAATTTGAACTGCTTAACAATAAATAAACGtgtttttcgtttttttttaacataaatttctTTTGCTGTTTGTGTAGATTAAATATATGTTACATTGTTTGATGTTTACTTCTACTCTTCAGTAATTCGGTAATTACTCATATATCATATAAAATCCcaaatgtatttaataacaatacataaatGATTTCACATTAGTACAGAGACAGTGAACATGCTCGTACTGAAATCATTTCCCTTGTAATAAGACATGGCTCGTACATTACGTCATTTCTATATGCATTGTCTGCATTAAATGACTGAAAGTTGtgctataggcctatagttagaattaatctatataataagtaattgctattaggcctatcattacattatgtattttaaaaatataagcATTCTATTCTCAATAGCcggtaaatatattttgacgCAAATAGGATCCCCCATTTCATCCTCCCTCTGTTTTCCTCCTTCCTCTCTCACCGTCCTTCTTTCTTCCTCTCTGACCTTCCCTTCTTCATCCTCCCTCCCGTTTCCTTCTTTT
Encoded here:
- the LOC140046143 gene encoding uncharacterized protein, translated to MALILSSIRRFIFMILFSIFIQLAKSAPTLTVSRLYSAMREETMHMFRETFSTYSQFETLRVGHTMSSNWYLTGLPNHLSWTYAQRHAASEADVLETHVSNLLIFERALRYMEADEQTYSGSHSFRTNFRAIRSKLNTLIAGLQHIMDIENLVGINQTPVTSTLIFSPNADDEEINRRDLIVLRELAHYSPVLSSDINRLSRARSG